The segment TAGATCATAGCGCCTAATACGGCTACGCTCAGCCAGTAAAATCGCCTCAATCTTGAGCACTGCCTGGGTTACTTCATCATTGACCACCAGATAATCGTAATTTCGTATTTGAGCTATTTCCTGTCTGGCCGCCTGAAAGCGGCGCTCTCTTTCAGCCGCGTTTTCAGTGCCTCGTCCGTCAATCCGCCGCTTTAACTCAGCCATACTGGGCGGCAGGAGAAAAAGCAAAATCCCAGCGGGATAACTGGCTTTCACCTGCAATGCCCCCTGGGTATCTATCTCCAGCAGCACATCCCTTCCCCTTGCCAATCGG is part of the Bacillota bacterium genome and harbors:
- the gmk gene encoding guanylate kinase gives rise to the protein MPQGLLLVVSGPSGCGKGTVCDLLRQRNRELIYSISATTRRPRPGEQDGVNYFFLTQKQFQNQVKEDGFLEWAEVFGNLYGTPRGWVEDRLARGRDVLLEIDTQGALQVKASYPAGILLFLLPPSMAELKRRIDGRGTENAAERERRFQAARQEIAQIRNYDYLVVNDEVTQAVLKIEAILLAERSRIRRYDLQELKAMLGG